Proteins encoded within one genomic window of Pongo pygmaeus isolate AG05252 chromosome 4, NHGRI_mPonPyg2-v2.0_pri, whole genome shotgun sequence:
- the SFXN1 gene encoding sideroflexin-1 isoform X2, with protein MITENELWRAKYIYDSAFHPDTGEKMILIGRMSAQVPMNMTITGCMMTFYRTTPAVLFWQWINQSFNAVVNYTNRSGDAPLTVNELGTAYVSATTGAVATALGLNALTKHVSPLIGRFVPFAAVAAANCINIPLMRQRELKVGIPVTDENGNRLGESANAAKQAITQVVVSRILMAAPGMAIPPFIMNTLEKKAFLKRFPWMSAPIQVGLVGFCLVFATPLCCALFPQKSSMSVTSLEAELQAKIQESHPELRRVYFNKGL; from the exons AAAATGAATTGTGGAGAGCAAAGTACATCTATGATTCAGCTTTTCATCCTGACACTGGTGAGAAGATGATTTTGATAGGAAGAATGTCAGCCCAGGTTCCCATGAACATGACCATCACAGGTTGTATGATGACGTTTTACAG GACTACGCCGGCTGTGCTGTTCTGGCAGTGGATTAACCAGTCCTTCAATGCCGTCGTCAATTACACCAACAGAAGTGGAGACGCGCCCCTCACTGTCAA tgAGTTGGGAACAGCTTACGTTTCTGCAACAACTGGTGCTGTAGCAACAGCTCTAGGACTCAATGCATTGACCAAG CATGTCTCACCACTGATAGGACGTTTTGTTCCCTTTGCTGCCGTAGCTGCTGCTAATTGCATTAATATTCCATTAATGAGGCAAAG GGAACTCAAAGTTGGCATTCCTGTCACAGATGAGAATGGGAACCGCTTGGGGGAGTCGGCGAACGCTGCGAAACAAGCCATCACGCAAGTTGTCGTGTCCAGGATTCTCATGGCAGCCCCTGGCATGG CCATCCCTCCATTCATTATGAACACCTTGGAAAAGAAAGCCTTTTTGAAG AGGTTCCCATGGATGAGTGCACCCATTCAAGTTGGGTTAGTTGGCTTCTG tttggtgTTTGCTACACCCCTGTGTTGTGCACTGTTTCCTCAGAAAAG TTCCATGTCTGTGACAAGCTTGGAGGCGGAGTTGCAAGCTAAGATCCAAGAGAGCCATCCTGAATTGCGACGTGTGTACTTTAATAAGGGATTGTAA